One Bythopirellula goksoeyrii genomic window, GCCGCGTCCTTGAAAGTGGCTTAGCGCCATCTTGGCCCTTTCCGCTTCATTGGTGCGAATTTGACCCATCCCCGGAAGTTCTGGGTAAACATCATCAACATTGACTGTCGGCAGGCCCGTTTCAGAGATCTCCTCAAGTTGCAGTGGCGTACTGATGCGAGCGATGATACCGTCGCCACGCCAGCGGTCCGGTAACGACCAACGTCGACTGTAATCACGTGGGTCGGTGAGCAAATTCCAAGGACCGAATTTGCTGCTATAGTCGGCGATGCCTTGGACTACGCTTCGTCCCCAGCTGTAATCCGTTTCGACGAGGACGGCGACTTCGAGCACGCGTATCTTGGTTGATTTGGGCATGGGTAGTATTTCGGTTTGGTGATGTCGCAACTATCGTTGGAGACAACTATTAAGTACAGTCGCTGTTCTATTGGCACGACACTTTCCAGTAACATCTCCTAGGGATCAGAATCCCCGGGAACTTAAATCTACGCTATTATACCACAACATGCGCAAAATGTCGAAATTTATGCGCTGTTTATCGGGCATCGCATAGCCACTAATGGTAGACTTACAGATTAGGGTTCTGTCGATTCTCCCCACCAAAGGTGGTAAGTGCCTCGCTCCTCATTTACACGGTCCGTCGGTTTGACGAGCTCGTCTTCGGGCGACGGGGTGGAAGCTGCCATTATTGAGACCGACGGGCGGGACGAAATCCAGCCGCTCGGTGGAATTTCTTTGCCCTACGATAGCCAACTTCGCTGGCGAATCCTGGAGGCGACCCAAAACGATTTGCCGACGACAGAGATCTTACGTCTCGAGAAGAAACTAACTCAGCACCATCTCAGCGCCTTCGAGTTATTAAAAGACACCTACCCGAAAGAAGTGGCTCAGGCAACCATTTTGGGATATCAAGGTCATACGCTTCGACATATTCCAAGTGAAGGTCTGAGCCTGCAGATCGGCAACGCCTGGCAACTTGCTGAAGGGACCGGACTCCCCGTGGTGAGTGACTTCCGCCGGCACGACATGGCAATTGGTGGCCAAGGTGGTCCGTTGGGGGCCATGTTTCACTGGGCTCTAATGGCTCGCGAGCCACGTCCAGCCATGATGCTTAGCTTAGGATCAGTAGCAACGGTGACATGGCTGAGCAAAGATGATGAAGTCATTGCAGGTGACACCGGCCCCGGTGTGGCCTTGCTGAATGAGTGGGTGCAAGAAATGGCCGAGTTGCCCTACGATCGTGAAGGTCGGATAGCAAGCGAAGGGACTGTCGATACGAAACTCGTTCAAGAAGCTTTAAAGTCACCGTTTTTCTCACGCAAATTGCCGAAGTCCGCCTCTCGCTATGAATTCGACCACATCGATGTAGCCGGGCTGAGTGTCCCTGATGGGGCAGCCACTCTTTGTCAGATCACAGTCGAGTCCTTTGTACGAGCGGTCAAACAACTTCCTGAACTGCCCGAAGAACTCTGGGTCACTGGCCGTGGGAGCGAACACCCCGTAATCAATCAAATGCTCGCCAAACATTTCAAGTCCGTGAAAAACGTAAGCGAACGTGGGCTCAATCCACTCACCATGGCTGCCGAGTGTTTCGCTTGGTTAGCAGTCCGCCACATCAAAGGGCTGTCCATTACCACCCCAGAAACTACAGGTTGCCCCAGTGCGGATTGCGCCGGTTTCATGACTTCGCCCCAGTAATGGTAATTGGACAACTGAGGATGTCTGGGAATTCTCTTTGCTGTCATTTCGAGGTACTGGAAAGAAATCTGTCCAGATCCCTCGGAATACCTCGGGATGACAGATCGCTTCACTGCTCCGTGATTCTTACGATTCACATCTTCTCAGCAGGAATCAAAGAGGGGAAATTAGACGCGGACAAACGCGGATTTAGCGGATTACCGCGGATCATTCGTGAGATGAATTCTTTTGTAATCTGCGTCGATCCGTCCGATCAGCGATCATCCGCGTCTAATTTCTTCCTTTGTGGCTACCGTGCTCCAACCTGAGCGCATGCAGGGGACTTACGTCCCCCGACGCGCCATGCGGGGAGGAAGTTCCAATCAATGGTTGAGTTGTCAAAGAACGTAAGTAGAGGTCAGAGGTCAGAGGTTAGAAGTTAGAGGTTAGTGATTGGTCATTGGGCATTGGAAATTGGTCATTCCTTTGTTGTGTGGATGGTGTAAAGTTCACGAATCTTTTTCACTCCTACGCACCAAGCGGGAGTTTTGTCCCGGCACATTTTTGGCGAAAACTCTCTCTACAAAACAAAATCCCCTCTCATTGCGTCATTCTGTTGGGCTTCAACTCGTTGGCCGATCAGGACTTACAAGAATCTCGTTGCTTGCCGCGCGGTGGGGTTTTGAAAACAGAACTCCACCAAACTGGCGGCTACTTGCTTGTCTAAACCGTCAAACTCTTTCAGCGCGCAAACCTAGCGCGAGCAAACCCGTAAGACCTTACGGGCGGTGGTGTGTTCCTATGACATACCGCATGCTCCATTATCAAGATGCTGGGGTGAAGTTCCACAACTTTTTTTGGGCCAATCGAAGAACAGCCGCGAACATGAGTGACCGGACAGAGACGGATAGAAAAGGGGGACTTTCTGGATACTCGATTAAGGTAGAATGTCCCCTTAGTTTACTACGGACCTTCCGCCTTCCAAGACTTTATTGCCAAAATCACGTCTTCAGCGGATTGATACCGATTCTCCGCTTTCTTTGCTAACATCCTATCGCAGATGGCCGCCAGACCAGCTGGAACCCCTTCCCGAATAGATCCTAAAGGTGTCGGTTCTTCGATCTGGTGCTTAAGCAGCCTCTCAGATATAGAGCCAGTTGCGAATGGTGCCCTGCCGTCAAGCATGAAGTAAAGCACGCATCCTAAACTGTAAACATCTGCTCGATGGTCAGTACGTGACGCACTCAATGCTTGTTCTGGTGCCAGATAGTCAGCAATTCCAGTCACACCTGAGGTAGTTTCTGGGAGGTCGTCAGATTCAGAAGCAATGGATGGACCGCGAAGTATTATTTTTCCGTCCTGAAGTCCAATGTTACTAGGAGATAGCCAGCCATACATCGTAGTTGTCTTGTGTAGCCTCGCAAGTTCATGAGCAATCGCCTCCAACAGTCCGACGGCTTCTTCAATTGAAAGTACACCGTCAGTTCGTACATGATCTTCGAGAGTATGCGCAAGTTGTCTATCGCCAGAATCAATGGGGTGTGCACTGAGATCATCGTCAGCTGGCAGCCGCTCTACTTTGCCTTCTATGATGAAGCAACCACACCAAGGACAAGTGCCAGCATGCAATTTCGCGTGTGCAGTTTTACAACGTTCGTCCATCTCAGAGCCATCTGGTTGATTAGACAAGCAAGACTATTCGGATTGTACTCTCGTTCCGAATCCTAGTAAAATAGCCGCTCGGCTATCGGGTAACCGCGGCTACAAGGGATGGCTAGACATCCGGCGCTGGAAGAGAAAAGAGAGACATTCTGGTTTTTCAATTCAAGTAGAATGTCCTCGTGTTTCAGCAGATCCCAGCGGCTGACTTCTTGCGAATTCAGCTGCGGGGTGAGGACCATTCCAAGGGCGTGGGAGACGAGTTCATTTCGTCCTCGGCAATATTATCGCGGTACACGAAGTCAACTCCTCGGACGACGTTCGATTTGGTATCGTGACCCCGGGTGGCGAGAACTCTCGCTGTCGCTCAGCTTTTCTTACCCGGGGCTATTGGCTGTAATCCCTTCGGGATAGGATGATAACGGAAAGAAATTAGATCCGGAGTGTCCGGGAATAGAACTCGTGAAAACCAGCGATCTGTCATCCCGAGGTACTCCTAGGGATCTGGTCAGATTTCTCGGAGTACCTCGAAATGACAGCAAAGTGAATTCCCGGACACCTTCAATTAGTTCTAACAAGTCATTCTTCGCAGGGAGCATTGGCATGGCGCAAAATTCGATTACGATTATCAAACCCTACAAGTGGGAAGGCCAATGGGTCTTCGATGACGAACGTGTCGATCTGGTGAAGGAACCTTTCGTGGCGGGTGCCGATACGCTGATCGATGTTGCTGTGGAGCGTAAAGAGATTGCCAATGCGGAGCAGGGATTCCTGCTGCTATTCTCTGCTTCTGCTTTTCCGAGTGCGGACTTGCGACTGGAATGGGTTCGGGAGGAAGCAAGTGGCAATGTCTACAAGTGGGCCGACGAAGGGATGGAAGGTTGGCTATGCCCTGCTCTGCTCAAGTATTTTGAGAGCCCGCCTGCGGAACTCTATGTGCAGCTAAAGAACGCTGGTTAGAGTTGCGGAGTAGCAGTTGGCTGTTTTGGAAGTTGCGCGCTTTGCTGCGCTGGGGCTCCGCAGCGCGGCT contains:
- a CDS encoding anhydro-N-acetylmuramic acid kinase, with the protein product MPRSSFTRSVGLTSSSSGDGVEAAIIETDGRDEIQPLGGISLPYDSQLRWRILEATQNDLPTTEILRLEKKLTQHHLSAFELLKDTYPKEVAQATILGYQGHTLRHIPSEGLSLQIGNAWQLAEGTGLPVVSDFRRHDMAIGGQGGPLGAMFHWALMAREPRPAMMLSLGSVATVTWLSKDDEVIAGDTGPGVALLNEWVQEMAELPYDREGRIASEGTVDTKLVQEALKSPFFSRKLPKSASRYEFDHIDVAGLSVPDGAATLCQITVESFVRAVKQLPELPEELWVTGRGSEHPVINQMLAKHFKSVKNVSERGLNPLTMAAECFAWLAVRHIKGLSITTPETTGCPSADCAGFMTSPQ
- a CDS encoding serine/threonine protein kinase; amino-acid sequence: MSNQPDGSEMDERCKTAHAKLHAGTCPWCGCFIIEGKVERLPADDDLSAHPIDSGDRQLAHTLEDHVRTDGVLSIEEAVGLLEAIAHELARLHKTTTMYGWLSPSNIGLQDGKIILRGPSIASESDDLPETTSGVTGIADYLAPEQALSASRTDHRADVYSLGCVLYFMLDGRAPFATGSISERLLKHQIEEPTPLGSIREGVPAGLAAICDRMLAKKAENRYQSAEDVILAIKSWKAEGP
- a CDS encoding DUF6717 family protein translates to MAQNSITIIKPYKWEGQWVFDDERVDLVKEPFVAGADTLIDVAVERKEIANAEQGFLLLFSASAFPSADLRLEWVREEASGNVYKWADEGMEGWLCPALLKYFESPPAELYVQLKNAG